Part of the Cereibacter sphaeroides 2.4.1 genome, GCCTTGATCGCGGCGAGCGATCCGTTGAGGTCGATGGCGGCCGAGGCGCCTTCCAGCACCGTCACCCGGAAGCCCAGCCGGGCCGCATCGAGCGCGGAATAGGCCACGCAGAAGTCGGTGGCGAGGCCCGCGAGCGTCACCGCCTCGATCCCGCGGCTGCGCAGGTAGCCCTCGAGGCCGGTGGGGGTGGTGCGGTCGTTCTCGAAGAAGGCCGAGTAGCTGTCGATGTCGCGACGGAAGCCCTTGCGGAGGACGAGATCGGCCGGCGCCGTCTCGAGCGCGGGATGGAACTCGGCGCCGCGCGTGCCCTGCACGCAATGGGTGGGCCAGAGCACCTGCGGCCCGTAGGGCATCTCGATCAGAGAGAAAGGCACCGCCTCGTGGGTGGAAGCGAAGGAGG contains:
- the pncA gene encoding bifunctional nicotinamidase/pyrazinamidase; amino-acid sequence: MRPQTEALIVIDVQNDFCPGGALAVAGGDAIIPRINALLPEFGARIFTQDWHPADHSSFASTHEAVPFSLIEMPYGPQVLWPTHCVQGTRGAEFHPALETAPADLVLRKGFRRDIDSYSAFFENDRTTPTGLEGYLRSRGIEAVTLAGLATDFCVAYSALDAARLGFRVTVLEGASAAIDLNGSLAAIKAQMAEAGVALEP